The Psychrosphaera ytuae genome includes a region encoding these proteins:
- a CDS encoding PilT/PilU family type 4a pilus ATPase, with amino-acid sequence MENIEQVFEKMVFEKASDLFITANLPISAKINGELTPLAPEVLDEMEAERLVRSCMSPKQQDEFDKTKECNFAVANEHGRFRVSAFWQRDKVGMVVRRIVTTIPDVDELGLPPTLKDVIMAKRGLLLFVGGTGTGKSTSLAALLGYRNRNSKGHILTIEDPIEFVHEHKRCIVTQREVGIDTPSFESALKSSLRQAPDVILIGEIRSQEIMEYALSFAETGHLCVATLHANNANQAIDRIMHLVPKEKHEKLKYDLALNLRAIVAQQLIQTSDGMGRVAAIEVLLNSPMVGELIKKGDISGIKEVMAKSKEMGMQTFDQALFELYQQSKISYADALHHADSPNDLRLMIKLRNNEQTGSGFLQGVTVDGLQKDD; translated from the coding sequence ATGGAAAATATAGAACAAGTGTTCGAAAAAATGGTGTTTGAGAAGGCATCTGATTTATTTATCACTGCAAACTTGCCAATCAGCGCCAAAATAAATGGTGAATTAACTCCGTTGGCACCAGAAGTTTTAGACGAAATGGAGGCTGAGCGGCTAGTTCGTAGTTGTATGTCACCTAAACAACAAGACGAATTTGATAAAACCAAAGAATGTAATTTTGCGGTTGCTAACGAACACGGTCGATTTCGTGTGTCTGCGTTTTGGCAACGTGACAAAGTCGGTATGGTGGTTCGTCGTATCGTAACAACCATTCCTGATGTCGATGAGCTTGGCCTACCACCTACATTAAAAGATGTGATCATGGCAAAAAGAGGCCTGTTGCTGTTCGTTGGTGGCACGGGTACTGGTAAGTCGACAAGTTTGGCGGCATTACTCGGTTATCGCAATCGCAACTCGAAAGGTCATATCCTAACGATTGAAGATCCCATCGAGTTTGTACATGAACACAAGCGTTGTATTGTTACTCAACGTGAAGTTGGCATTGATACCCCGTCTTTTGAGTCAGCACTGAAAAGCTCATTACGACAAGCACCAGATGTAATTTTGATTGGTGAGATTCGCTCTCAAGAGATCATGGAATACGCCTTGTCATTTGCCGAAACAGGCCACCTTTGTGTTGCAACGTTACACGCAAATAATGCCAACCAAGCAATTGACCGTATCATGCACTTGGTACCAAAAGAAAAGCACGAAAAGTTAAAATATGATTTAGCACTCAACTTAAGAGCTATTGTTGCCCAACAGTTGATTCAAACCAGTGATGGCATGGGCCGTGTTGCTGCGATTGAGGTTTTATTAAACTCGCCTATGGTTGGTGAGCTCATCAAGAAAGGCGATATCTCGGGTATTAAAGAGGTAATGGCTAAATCTAAAGAGATGGGTATGCAAACCTTCGATCAAGCATTGTTTGAGTTATACCAGCAATCTAAGATCAGTTATGCGGACGCACTACACCATGCAGACTCGCCAAATGACTTACGCTTAATGATTAAGTTACGTAACAATGAACAGACGGGCTCTGGTTTCTTACAGGGTGTGACCGTCGATGGATTGCAAAAGGACGACTAG
- the rne gene encoding ribonuclease E yields the protein MKRMLINATQQEEMRVALVDGQRLYDLDIESPGHEQKKANIYKGTITRVEPSLEAAFVDYGAERHGFLPLKEIARNYFPEDYKFSGRPNIKEVVKEGQEVIVQIDKEERGQKGAALTTFISVAGSYLVLMPNNPRAGGISRRIEGEERTQLKAALNKLELPKGMGLIVRTAGVGKSYEELEYDLRALLLHWDAIQQAADSRPAPFLIHQESNVVFRAIRDYLKRDVGEIIIDNDKVFAEAKSHIELFRPDFLERVKLYQGDVPLFTHYQIESQIESAFQREVRLPSGGSIVIDPTEALVSIDINSSKATKGGDIEETALNTNLEAAEEIARQLRLRDLGGLLVIDFIDMTPPKHQRDVENRLKESVKQDRARVQIGKISRFGLLEMSRQRLRPSLGDASQHTCPRCDGQGTIRSNESLALSILRLIEEEAIKENTAQIQAQVPVPVSSYLLNEKREAIRSIENGNKVSVVVIPNIHLDTPHYEVTRIRNDEDLADTSFKMVKEPEQSEYIKEVVVPKKEVEEPVLKGFAMPPTPAPATPSPAPKQAKADKEPGFIGKVFGFIASLFSSEEEESKPQQKGKGRKGNNERGDRNNRRNNKNRNRNRNQNKRGDNRQDNKDDKRVDGDDNQETRNDNRRNKSKGNRNQNRSKQRNQDNADNANEQQTVAKEEKVQERRKRRNNRKKVRIEKSDDNTEVTSVESQDIANDVQAEQQVAEVEANAEAATEAKTEAQTDKPKSRSKRGPRARNKGRRNNRQRNKTSNVKAPHKKSWSRATVINTTRRAALKALFAPATAAVEPTVEATPVVEAPVSIESSLESSVENTVDTASQVEENLVSQQPEVKVEETATAVEKEASVEIKETEASATEATEAEVETASEETVETKSDEVESRYPGDDEEFEKNHTHPEPVEQTIEAVLHEPTERELTSPGFASAPMAKPAAATKTEGPTPTIMAAEQRAQVNVSGRSAGSASATNSATADMKKTV from the coding sequence ATGAAACGCATGTTAATTAATGCCACGCAACAAGAAGAGATGCGTGTTGCGTTGGTTGATGGTCAGCGTTTGTACGATCTGGACATCGAAAGCCCGGGTCACGAACAAAAGAAGGCCAACATCTACAAAGGAACCATAACTCGAGTCGAGCCAAGCTTAGAGGCTGCATTCGTTGATTATGGCGCCGAACGCCATGGCTTCCTGCCATTAAAAGAAATCGCCCGCAATTATTTCCCAGAAGACTACAAATTCAGTGGTCGTCCTAACATCAAAGAAGTGGTTAAAGAAGGCCAAGAAGTCATCGTTCAAATCGACAAAGAAGAACGTGGCCAAAAAGGCGCAGCTTTAACAACTTTTATCAGTGTTGCGGGAAGCTACTTAGTATTAATGCCTAACAACCCTCGTGCTGGTGGTATCTCTCGCCGTATCGAAGGTGAAGAGCGCACTCAGCTAAAAGCGGCGTTAAACAAGTTAGAATTACCAAAAGGTATGGGGTTAATCGTCCGTACAGCTGGTGTAGGCAAATCTTATGAAGAACTAGAGTACGATCTTCGCGCGTTATTGTTGCATTGGGATGCCATTCAACAAGCCGCTGACAGCCGCCCTGCTCCGTTCTTGATCCACCAAGAAAGCAACGTTGTTTTCCGTGCGATCCGCGACTATTTGAAGCGCGACGTTGGTGAAATCATCATCGACAACGACAAAGTATTTGCTGAAGCCAAAAGTCACATTGAGCTATTCCGCCCTGACTTCTTAGAGCGTGTAAAGCTATACCAAGGCGACGTACCACTATTTACCCATTACCAAATTGAATCTCAAATCGAGTCTGCCTTCCAACGTGAAGTTAGATTGCCTTCAGGTGGTTCAATTGTAATCGACCCAACAGAAGCACTAGTTTCAATTGATATCAACTCGTCAAAAGCGACAAAAGGCGGCGATATCGAAGAAACAGCTCTAAATACTAACTTAGAAGCGGCTGAAGAGATTGCTCGTCAATTACGCCTGCGTGATTTAGGTGGTCTATTGGTTATCGACTTTATCGATATGACACCACCAAAACACCAACGCGATGTTGAAAACCGCTTAAAAGAAAGCGTTAAACAAGACCGTGCCCGTGTTCAAATCGGTAAAATCAGCCGTTTTGGCCTGTTAGAAATGTCTCGTCAGCGCCTGCGTCCATCGTTAGGTGATGCGAGTCAGCACACGTGTCCACGTTGTGATGGTCAAGGTACGATTCGCTCAAACGAGTCATTAGCGCTGTCTATCTTGCGTTTAATCGAAGAAGAAGCAATTAAAGAAAATACAGCTCAAATTCAAGCTCAAGTACCTGTACCGGTTTCTTCTTACCTACTTAACGAAAAACGCGAAGCAATTCGTAGCATCGAAAACGGTAACAAGGTAAGTGTTGTTGTTATTCCTAATATTCACCTAGACACACCACACTACGAAGTAACCCGTATTCGCAACGATGAAGACCTTGCCGATACAAGCTTTAAAATGGTTAAAGAACCAGAGCAGAGTGAATACATCAAAGAAGTCGTTGTTCCAAAGAAAGAAGTGGAAGAACCGGTTCTTAAAGGTTTTGCTATGCCGCCTACTCCGGCGCCTGCTACGCCTTCACCAGCTCCTAAACAAGCAAAGGCGGATAAAGAGCCAGGCTTTATTGGCAAAGTGTTTGGTTTCATTGCAAGCTTATTCTCATCTGAAGAGGAAGAGTCTAAACCACAGCAAAAAGGCAAAGGCCGCAAAGGTAATAACGAGCGCGGAGATCGCAACAACCGTCGCAACAACAAAAACCGCAATCGCAACCGCAATCAAAATAAACGCGGTGACAATCGTCAGGACAACAAAGACGACAAGCGTGTAGACGGAGATGACAACCAAGAGACTCGTAATGACAATCGTCGCAACAAGTCAAAAGGTAACCGCAACCAGAACCGCAGCAAGCAGCGCAATCAAGACAACGCAGATAATGCGAATGAACAGCAAACTGTTGCAAAAGAAGAAAAGGTTCAAGAGCGCCGCAAGCGTCGTAACAATCGCAAAAAAGTTCGTATCGAAAAAAGCGATGACAATACCGAAGTAACATCAGTTGAATCTCAAGACATCGCAAATGATGTTCAAGCAGAGCAACAAGTTGCTGAAGTTGAAGCAAATGCAGAAGCGGCTACAGAAGCTAAAACTGAGGCTCAGACAGACAAACCTAAGTCTCGTAGCAAGCGTGGTCCTCGTGCCCGTAATAAAGGTCGTCGCAACAATAGACAACGCAACAAGACGTCTAATGTTAAAGCACCACACAAAAAGTCGTGGAGCCGAGCAACTGTCATCAATACGACTCGTCGAGCTGCACTAAAAGCTTTATTTGCACCAGCAACTGCTGCAGTTGAGCCTACTGTAGAAGCAACTCCAGTGGTTGAAGCGCCTGTGTCAATTGAGTCATCACTTGAGTCATCAGTTGAAAACACTGTTGATACTGCTTCTCAAGTTGAAGAGAACTTAGTATCTCAACAACCTGAAGTTAAGGTTGAAGAAACAGCAACTGCTGTTGAGAAAGAAGCTTCTGTAGAAATTAAAGAGACCGAAGCGAGTGCAACTGAGGCTACTGAAGCAGAAGTTGAAACTGCATCTGAAGAAACAGTAGAGACTAAGTCTGACGAAGTCGAAAGTCGCTACCCAGGTGATGATGAAGAGTTTGAAAAAAACCACACCCATCCAGAGCCTGTAGAGCAAACCATTGAAGCTGTATTGCATGAGCCAACTGAACGTGAATTAACATCACCTGGCTTTGCAAGTGCACCAATGGCAAAACCAGCAGCAGCTACTAAAACTGAAGGACCTACACCAACTATCATGGCCGCCGAACAGCGAGCACAGGTAAATGTATCAGGTCGAAGTGCTGGCTCTGCGAGCGCGACTAACTCTGCAACAGCAGACATGAAAAAGACGGTTTAA
- the rluC gene encoding 23S rRNA pseudouridine(955/2504/2580) synthase RluC produces MTEKAINYPKVQMVEIDDVHAGQRIDNFLITLLKGCPKSVIYKILRKGEVRVNKGRIKQTYKLQLGDVVRVPPVRVKEESEGVSAKLTSVQKLEEAIIYEDKSLIVMNKPSGIAVHGGSGVSFGVIEGLRALRPKEKMLELVHRLDRDTSGILLIAKKRSVLVSLHEQLRIKTMNKVYWALVKGHWSEKQKSVQEPLKKINTKSGERLVIVDRDEGKKSCTLFSVLANYENCSLVEARPQTGRTHQIRVHMACQGHGIAFDDKYGDREFDKTLKDTGLNRLFLHAREISFFHPLSETTMRFEAPLHPELEACLEKLGQ; encoded by the coding sequence ATGACAGAAAAAGCGATCAACTACCCTAAAGTTCAAATGGTTGAAATTGATGACGTCCACGCCGGACAACGCATAGATAATTTTTTGATCACGCTACTAAAGGGGTGCCCAAAGAGCGTCATTTACAAGATTTTGCGCAAGGGTGAAGTACGAGTAAACAAAGGCAGAATCAAACAAACTTATAAGTTGCAATTGGGCGATGTGGTGCGAGTCCCGCCCGTTCGAGTCAAGGAAGAGTCAGAAGGTGTATCTGCCAAGTTAACGTCTGTGCAAAAACTAGAAGAGGCGATTATTTATGAAGACAAGTCATTGATTGTCATGAATAAGCCTTCTGGCATAGCGGTGCATGGCGGGAGTGGGGTCAGTTTTGGTGTGATTGAAGGGTTGCGTGCGCTTCGACCGAAAGAAAAAATGCTCGAGTTAGTACACCGCTTAGATCGAGATACCTCAGGCATTCTTTTAATCGCGAAAAAACGCTCTGTGCTTGTTTCGTTACATGAGCAGTTGCGTATCAAAACGATGAACAAAGTATATTGGGCCTTGGTCAAAGGCCATTGGTCAGAAAAGCAAAAGTCGGTTCAAGAGCCACTAAAAAAAATTAACACCAAATCGGGTGAACGACTGGTTATCGTTGATCGAGATGAGGGCAAAAAGTCATGCACTTTATTTTCAGTGCTTGCTAACTATGAAAACTGCAGTTTAGTTGAAGCTCGTCCACAAACAGGTCGCACCCATCAAATTCGTGTTCACATGGCTTGTCAGGGGCACGGTATTGCATTTGATGATAAATACGGTGACCGTGAATTTGATAAAACACTTAAGGACACAGGTTTGAATCGCTTGTTTTTACACGCAAGAGAAATTTCGTTCTTCCACCCTCTGTCTGAGACAACGATGCGATTTGAGGCACCGTTACATCCAGAATTAGAGGCGTGTTTAGAAAAGTTGGGTCAATAG
- a CDS encoding Maf family protein: MPYPIENRTLVLGSTSPFRKAILEKLNISFITDKPEIDETPLDGELPADLVARLAESKALKVAERHNNAIIIGSDQVAVFNDEILGKPHSHENAVNQLTKFSDQTVTFLTGLTVIDLTRDDNDPLKLQTLVEPFNVKFKPLMSTEIENYLRTEQPYNCAGSFKSEALGICLFEKLQGDDPNSLVGLPLIKLVQMLNNIEFRILELQQKS, encoded by the coding sequence ATGCCCTACCCAATCGAAAATCGCACCTTAGTTTTAGGCTCCACCTCACCGTTTCGAAAAGCCATATTAGAAAAGTTAAACATTTCTTTTATAACGGATAAACCCGAAATAGATGAAACTCCCTTAGACGGAGAGCTACCTGCCGATTTAGTTGCACGTCTCGCTGAGAGTAAAGCCCTAAAAGTCGCAGAGCGCCACAACAATGCCATTATTATCGGCTCAGATCAGGTGGCCGTATTTAATGATGAGATTTTAGGTAAGCCTCACTCTCATGAAAACGCAGTTAATCAACTGACTAAGTTTTCAGACCAGACAGTAACCTTCTTAACTGGTTTAACAGTGATTGACCTCACACGTGACGACAATGATCCTTTAAAGCTTCAAACACTTGTAGAACCGTTTAATGTGAAATTTAAGCCTTTAATGTCTACCGAAATAGAAAACTACCTTCGTACCGAACAACCTTATAACTGCGCGGGTAGCTTCAAGAGCGAAGCATTGGGTATCTGTTTATTTGAAAAACTTCAAGGAGATGACCCAAACAGCTTGGTTGGTTTGCCGCTAATCAAATTGGTACAAATGCTCAACAACATTGAATTTCGGATTTTAGAGCTACAACAAAAGTCCTAA
- the yceD gene encoding 23S rRNA accumulation protein YceD has translation MQKVKIPLSIAPAKAALKRMTYDGIIVKGELSRLSEVAELLDDHVNVSIECGIDSQNLVVIQGTATASLELTCQRCGNGLNQDVKSEFVYTPIRDAAEESEDPIPEAYEEIELNEFGEINLVHLVEDELMLALPIVAMHEPEECSLTDKDMTFGELAPEATEEEKPNPFDVLKKLKT, from the coding sequence ATGCAAAAGGTTAAAATTCCTCTCTCGATCGCGCCAGCTAAAGCTGCGTTAAAACGAATGACCTATGACGGTATTATCGTCAAAGGTGAATTGTCACGTCTTTCAGAGGTGGCAGAGCTGTTGGACGATCATGTGAATGTATCTATTGAATGTGGCATTGATTCACAGAATTTAGTTGTTATTCAAGGCACTGCGACAGCTAGCTTGGAACTAACTTGTCAGCGCTGTGGGAATGGATTGAATCAAGATGTTAAGTCTGAGTTCGTCTACACACCAATTCGTGACGCTGCCGAGGAAAGCGAAGATCCAATACCTGAAGCATATGAAGAGATTGAATTAAATGAATTCGGTGAAATAAACTTAGTTCATTTAGTTGAAGACGAATTAATGTTGGCGCTGCCTATTGTAGCAATGCATGAACCAGAAGAGTGTTCTTTAACTGACAAAGACATGACATTTGGTGAGTTAGCGCCAGAAGCAACGGA